A genomic window from Oryctolagus cuniculus chromosome 12, mOryCun1.1, whole genome shotgun sequence includes:
- the LOC100346645 gene encoding olfactory receptor 4Q3-like, translating into MKKENDSVATEFILLGLSSSWGLQLFLFLIFLLFYMATVFGNLLIVVTVQADAQLLQSPMYYFLGHLSFIDLCLSCVTVPKMLGDFLQQGKTISFSGCLAQIYFLHFLGASEMFLLTVMAYDRYVAICNPLYYLTVMNRQLCFQLVFACWCGGFIHSITQIILVIQLPFCGHNELDNFYCDVPQVIKLACMDTFVVEVLMVSNSGLLSLVCFLVLLFSYAVILIHLRTHFREGRSKALSTCASHLTVVSLIFMPCVFIYLRPFCSFSVDKVFSVFYTVITPMLNPLIYTLRNADMKTSMKKLRKKYVAPHCLVKG; encoded by the coding sequence atgaaaaaagaaaatgattccgTGGCAACAGAATTTATTCTTCTAGGCCTATCATCCTCCTGGGGACTTCAGCTATTTCTCTtcttaatatttttgttgttttacatGGCTACTGTCTTTGGAAACCTATTGATAGTGGTAACTGTGCAAGCTGATGCTCAACTGCTCCAGTCTCCTATGTACTAttttttgggccatctttccttcATTGACCTATGCCTGAGTTGTGTGACTGTGCCGAAGATGTTGGGGGATTTCCTACAGCAGGGCAAGACCATCTCTTTTTCAGGATGCCTGGCCCAGATCTACTTCCTTCACTTCCTGGGAGCCAGTGAGATGTTTTTGCTGACAGTCATGGCCTATGACAGGTATGTTGCCATATGTAATCCTTTGTACTACCTGACTGTAATGAACCGCCAGCTCTGTTTTCAGTTGGTTTTTGCATGCTGGTGTGGGGGTTTCATCCATTCTATCACACAGATCATACTGGTCATCCAGCTGCCTTTCTGTGGCCACAATGAACTGGACAACTTCTATTGTGATGTCCCCCAGGTCATCAAGCTGGCCTGCATGGACACCTTTGTGGTAGAGGTGCTTATGGTCTCCAACAGTGGTCTGCTGTCTCTCGTCTGCTTTTTGGTCTTGCTCTTCTCTTATGCTGTTATCCTGATCCACCTGAGGACTCACTTCCGTGAGGGCCGGAGCAAGGctctctccacctgtgcctcccacctAACAGTGGTCAGCTTGATCTTCATGCCATGTGTCTTCATCTACTTGAGGCCTTTCTGTAGCTTTTCTGTGGATAAGGTATTCTCTGTATTTTACACAGTGATCACACCTATGTTGAACCCCCTCATTTACACACTCAGAAATGCTGATATGAAGACATCTATGAAGAAGCTGAGAAAAAAGTATGTGGCACCCCATTGCCTTGTGAAAGgatga